One window of the Cyanobacteria bacterium FACHB-DQ100 genome contains the following:
- a CDS encoding TIGR03985 family CRISPR-associated protein, whose product MSEQAGGIHAAELHALPPSIELLQWLARGSLKQNLLRSLRLWVLIRFIYHVDRVDALEDRFTFAQWRSAFFSPTHPKGEEKPGLHDHECACAKTARAWLFETQDEISEPQWRQAFRQHCAVSQPELEALLQTPLFAMTRRSLQADLKVLTELGWLEQHSQSYVRVSQVPICPGLQAVDSDQAKFQPHSLNFLAPDVATLAQTFSQQINGTQRFFLHVDYILSQDVIDQVDDWQDMLCEIWKSDLVPPVQLKYASARAEKSMQCIVYPVCLYYAQRAIYLCAFGQTPNRQGDWYNYRLDRIQDLSPLQWTNPHIPQTLLHHYQKRSLPTPDYIETEMAKAWGFDFYLPAQPILIRFNRDFHDRYIQGTFRHDTFQEITYHAAEGLIQRQCSDLTQRNALLQVLHSRSPDDAYYQVHYRVGDTNVGHRLRAWRPNGEVLFPWALRQAIAREVQAEFQLYYPQI is encoded by the coding sequence ATGTCTGAACAAGCTGGAGGTATTCACGCTGCTGAATTACACGCGCTTCCTCCCTCGATCGAGCTATTGCAGTGGCTCGCAAGAGGATCGCTCAAACAAAACCTGCTGCGATCGCTGCGGCTTTGGGTGCTGATTCGCTTTATTTATCATGTTGATCGAGTAGATGCACTGGAAGATCGCTTTACGTTTGCCCAGTGGCGGAGTGCGTTTTTTAGTCCAACACATCCGAAAGGAGAAGAAAAACCAGGCTTGCATGATCATGAGTGTGCTTGTGCAAAGACGGCGAGAGCCTGGTTGTTTGAGACCCAGGATGAGATATCGGAACCACAGTGGAGACAAGCATTCCGGCAGCACTGTGCGGTGTCCCAACCAGAATTAGAAGCGCTGTTACAGACCCCGCTGTTTGCCATGACCCGTCGATCGTTGCAGGCAGATTTAAAGGTTCTAACCGAATTGGGATGGCTTGAGCAGCACAGTCAGAGTTATGTGCGTGTATCTCAGGTACCCATTTGCCCAGGTCTGCAAGCTGTAGACTCCGATCAGGCTAAATTTCAGCCTCATTCCCTGAATTTTCTTGCACCCGATGTTGCAACACTGGCTCAAACCTTCTCGCAGCAGATCAACGGAACGCAACGCTTTTTTCTACACGTTGATTACATTCTTTCGCAAGACGTGATTGACCAAGTGGATGATTGGCAGGATATGCTGTGCGAGATTTGGAAGTCGGACTTAGTGCCACCAGTTCAACTGAAGTACGCGAGTGCGAGAGCGGAAAAATCGATGCAGTGTATTGTGTATCCTGTGTGTCTGTACTACGCTCAACGCGCGATTTATTTATGTGCGTTTGGTCAAACTCCGAATCGTCAGGGCGATTGGTATAACTACAGGCTTGATCGCATTCAGGATCTCTCGCCGCTTCAGTGGACAAATCCTCACATTCCTCAGACACTTCTGCATCACTATCAGAAAAGGAGCCTTCCAACCCCAGACTATATTGAAACTGAAATGGCAAAAGCTTGGGGATTTGATTTCTATCTGCCGGCTCAGCCAATTTTAATTCGCTTTAACCGAGACTTTCACGATCGCTATATCCAAGGAACATTTCGACACGATACGTTCCAAGAAATTACATATCATGCTGCTGAAGGGTTGATTCAGCGGCAATGCTCAGATCTGACTCAGCGCAACGCGCTCTTGCAGGTTTTGCACAGTCGATCACCTGACGATGCCTACTACCAAGTGCACTATCGTGTTGGAGATACGAATGTGGGACACCGTTTGCGAGCTTGGCGACCAAATGGAGAGGTGTTGTTCCCTTGGGCGCTGCGGCAGGCGATCGCGCGTGAGGTGCAAGCGGAATTTCAACTGTACTATCCACAGATTTAG
- the csx3 gene encoding CRISPR-associated protein Csx3, with the protein MSAIQLEVTSRQTQQGQPYQHLQIQITTADGIINPQDMKALKLPKTMQFHQGVVIEGKAPLWLYGYLVHECHPAPWVGCYDPRLGAIIVATHSHAVAAGQILEIDLPIPS; encoded by the coding sequence ATGAGTGCAATTCAGCTTGAGGTTACATCTCGACAGACTCAGCAGGGACAACCCTACCAGCACTTGCAGATTCAGATCACCACTGCCGATGGCATCATTAATCCTCAAGATATGAAAGCACTCAAACTGCCGAAAACGATGCAGTTTCATCAGGGTGTGGTGATTGAGGGCAAAGCTCCCCTGTGGCTCTACGGCTATTTAGTGCATGAATGCCATCCGGCTCCTTGGGTCGGCTGCTATGATCCGCGGCTCGGTGCGATCATTGTCGCAACTCATAGCCATGCCGTAGCAGCGGGTCAAATTCTGGAGATTGATCTTCCCATTCCCAGCTAA
- a CDS encoding CRISPR-associated protein Csx3, whose product MNPEPLPQSEVSFQVVSLTTPEQECQTLAIDLLKPKSLIGTDELQRLQLPAELDRQREVVLYGRAPNWLLCHLSDQLREVPWLGYYDLRTQVIVVVHSRVDFPQVGDVIPVIFKTVPGCSILIGGPPNSGKSVFSNALRVGLMQKRSRMKSYLHRANWDGEGNHTYETPNPALAEQIRKQNNRKLHKHLSDELLEKYLKDRAGEIERIRTVTDLVLIDVGGVPDSKKAPIVEQCTYSIIISNDPDKVQSWRELFQPRLKPLAVIHSVLEERVEVLQTDPYLEMIAGPWLRDRVYTVPDILLDKVLQAIDSRLHLG is encoded by the coding sequence ATGAATCCTGAACCCCTTCCCCAATCAGAAGTTTCTTTCCAGGTTGTCTCTCTTACAACTCCTGAACAAGAGTGCCAGACGCTAGCCATTGACCTGCTCAAACCCAAAAGCTTAATTGGCACCGATGAGTTACAGCGGCTCCAACTTCCGGCAGAACTCGATCGACAGCGAGAAGTTGTCCTTTATGGTCGGGCTCCAAACTGGCTGTTGTGCCACCTGAGCGACCAACTTCGAGAGGTTCCTTGGCTAGGATACTACGACCTGCGGACTCAGGTGATCGTGGTTGTGCATAGCCGAGTGGATTTTCCCCAAGTCGGGGATGTCATTCCTGTGATTTTCAAGACAGTTCCTGGCTGCTCAATTCTGATTGGTGGCCCTCCGAATAGTGGCAAGAGTGTTTTCTCAAATGCGCTTCGGGTCGGCCTGATGCAAAAGCGATCGCGCATGAAGAGCTACTTACATCGCGCCAACTGGGATGGCGAAGGCAACCATACTTACGAAACCCCTAATCCTGCTTTAGCCGAGCAGATCCGTAAACAGAACAATCGCAAGTTACATAAACACTTATCCGATGAATTGCTGGAAAAATACCTGAAAGACCGCGCCGGAGAGATTGAGAGAATTCGAACCGTTACGGATTTAGTTTTGATCGACGTGGGCGGAGTTCCTGATTCTAAGAAAGCTCCCATTGTGGAGCAATGTACTTATTCCATCATCATCAGCAACGATCCAGACAAAGTCCAGTCTTGGCGTGAGCTATTTCAACCGAGGCTAAAACCCCTTGCTGTGATTCATAGCGTCCTTGAAGAGAGGGTAGAAGTTTTACAAACCGACCCTTATTTAGAGATGATCGCTGGCCCTTGGTTGCGCGATCGGGTTTATACGGTTCCAGACATTTTGTTAGACAAAGTGTTGCAGGCCATAGACAGCAGATTACATTTAGGCTGA
- a CDS encoding DUF1887 family protein, whose amino-acid sequence MSAAANCLAIYQTDRLFLLMGENPLPNYVAALSLLKPDGIPYLIHTAYTQVQAERFAAILNKLSGLKSARLVNLGHAQGDAYAIHQVISAIARDLTGSVGMNYTGGTKAMSVHAYRVLEQLHPEAIFSYLDSNTLEMIIDQDQQPSVRFKVRPQLSLEHLFQLHGLSWQSHQPPVSKPIQAVAATRLAQLHQSEINMKLWRSWCNHALRQEGKNEYGRWKPEEELAQLPSRTLSNLSTPFKSLLQQYFEADSNHLRLQTAGKQGFNSITQLCEWLDGTWLEHYTLFQIQKISAQCNIHESGLSFRIQDSARPNGWDKFEFDVAFMRHYQLFAISCTTTGKRSLCKQKLIEANLRARQLGGAEARVALVCCHQYPDSLRSELEVATRNRKIAVFGRSDLPDLGQKIVNWVKQNG is encoded by the coding sequence ATGAGCGCTGCTGCAAATTGCTTAGCAATTTATCAAACTGATCGCCTGTTTTTGCTGATGGGCGAAAATCCACTCCCCAACTACGTAGCAGCATTGTCTCTACTCAAACCGGATGGAATCCCCTACTTAATTCACACAGCCTACACTCAAGTTCAGGCGGAGCGTTTTGCTGCAATTTTAAACAAGCTGTCCGGTTTGAAATCTGCTCGGTTGGTTAATCTGGGCCATGCTCAAGGCGATGCTTACGCAATCCACCAAGTGATTAGTGCGATCGCGCGGGATTTGACAGGTTCAGTCGGAATGAACTACACCGGGGGCACAAAAGCTATGTCTGTTCATGCCTATCGGGTGTTAGAGCAGCTCCATCCTGAAGCGATTTTTAGCTACCTGGATTCGAATACGCTAGAAATGATCATTGACCAAGATCAACAGCCAAGTGTTCGATTTAAGGTTAGACCCCAGCTATCTCTAGAGCATCTCTTCCAGCTTCATGGTTTATCATGGCAAAGTCACCAGCCTCCAGTTTCGAAACCAATTCAAGCCGTTGCAGCAACTAGGCTTGCTCAACTTCACCAATCAGAGATCAACATGAAACTATGGCGGAGTTGGTGCAATCATGCTTTGCGCCAAGAGGGCAAGAATGAATACGGTCGCTGGAAGCCAGAAGAAGAGCTTGCACAGCTACCGTCCCGCACCCTCTCGAACCTGAGTACACCTTTCAAAAGTCTTCTACAGCAATACTTTGAAGCCGATTCTAATCACCTCAGGCTGCAAACTGCTGGGAAGCAGGGATTTAATAGCATTACGCAACTGTGCGAGTGGCTCGATGGAACTTGGCTAGAGCATTACACACTCTTTCAGATTCAAAAAATCAGTGCTCAATGCAACATTCATGAAAGCGGTCTATCATTTCGGATTCAAGATTCAGCCCGCCCCAATGGCTGGGACAAATTTGAATTTGATGTCGCGTTCATGCGACATTACCAACTTTTTGCGATCTCTTGTACGACTACAGGAAAGCGCTCCCTTTGTAAACAAAAGCTAATCGAGGCGAACTTGAGAGCAAGACAACTGGGTGGAGCAGAAGCACGTGTTGCATTGGTTTGTTGTCATCAGTATCCCGATTCTTTGCGATCTGAGCTGGAGGTAGCAACCCGGAATCGCAAGATCGCGGTATTTGGGCGATCGGATTTACCAGATTTAGGACAAAAAATTGTGAATTGGGTGAAGCAAAATGGTTAA